One window of Alosa sapidissima isolate fAloSap1 chromosome 21, fAloSap1.pri, whole genome shotgun sequence genomic DNA carries:
- the stm gene encoding protein starmaker, whose amino-acid sequence MLSRTLVVCLVFAVAGVVLSAPVTDGQDSDDRAAPVIAFLNGDANGQPTSRPNQGITDGTDSAEKMEGADPTDSNQPDGDESVEDTTTSPDSQELSEAITESQDSAEPDTSEETDNTETAEPDTTEEATESDISESEQNDDATADEDGISEEAGASEMADASEQQDSPDSDSDEASPDKDDSDEASPDKDDSEENTMEVSEQEATDKVDTESTEAGEGKDSKEKNTDEDTSDSADDEEPGMVANQESESTEAGADIKEDSTEMNSMLSSKDDDKVEAKEDSSNSEDDDNDDMASKDSTEKESMMDSSSEEDSADQEAGAKEAKDTSSKFEGDTEEESEAKEAGESKQKEEAGDDSDEEGSKSLAEKEEGENISSQEEDEEDKGTTIEEGDPISAEEEEAEMEKMPVLEEGMPIGSQDAFEVQMQDSASDDSEFATREESDEEKSVEEEKSDESSDDKESKDASEKDTDSMEDKSEAPTSEAAGSSETMESADKDEQDDASESTSKDESMEKSTELDSTAEDDDMDTTSEEIVPSSEAEDLSAAVTVEAPDQPDKPDDTTPGVANNTNQSS is encoded by the exons GACACTTGTTGTTTGCTTGGTCTTTGCTGTGGCTGGTGTTGTTTTATCGGCCCCTGTGACAG ATGGACAAGATTCAGATG acAGAGCAGCTCCAGTAATTGCCTTTCTGAATG GAGATGCCAATGGCCAGCCCACTTCAAGGCCTAACCAAG GAATCACAGATGGGACAGACTCAGCTGAGAAGATGGAAG GTGCAGACCCAACTGACTCAAACCAGCCAG ATGGGGATGAAAGTGTGGAGGACACTACAACAAGCCCTGATTCCCAAG AGCTATCTGAGGCTATAACTGAGAGCCAGGACTCTGCTGAGCCAGACACATCCGAAGAGACAGACAACACAG AGACTGCTGAGCCCGACACGACTGAGGAAGCCACGGAGTCAGATATCTCAG AGTCTGAACAAAACGATGATGCCACTGCCGATGAGGATGGCATCAGTGAAGAGGCAGGTGCCAGCGAGATGGCAGATGCCAGTGAGCAGCAGGATTCCCCAGACAGCGACAGCGACGAGGCTTCTCCAGACAAGGACGACAGCGACGAGGCTTCTCCAGACAAGGACGACAGTGAGGAAAACACAATGGAAGTCAGTGAGCAGGAAGCAACTGACAAGGTTGATACTGAAAGTACAGAGGCTGGAGAGGGCAAAGACTCAAAGGAGAAGAACACTGACGAGGACACATCGGATTCAGCAGACGATGAGGAACCAGGAATGGTAGCCAATCAGGAATCTGAAAGCACAGAAGCAGGTGCTGACATCAAAGAAGACAGCACAGAAATGAACAGCATGTTGTCATCAAAGGATGATGACAAAGTGGAGGCTAAAGAGGACAGCTCAAATTCTGAGGATGACGACAATGACGACATGGCTTCCAAAGACTCAACTGAGAAAGAGTCAATGATGGACTCCAGCAGCGAGGAAGACTCTGCCGACCAAGAGGCCGGAGCCAAAGAGGCCAAAGACACAAGCTCCAAATTCGAGGGAGACACTGAGGAGGAAAGTGAGGCCAAAGAGGCAGGAGAAAGCAAGCAGAAGGAGGAGGCTGGGGACGACAGTGATGAGGAGGGATCCAAGAGTCTAGCTGAAAAGGAGGAAGGGGAGAACATCAGCAgccaggaggaggacgaggaggacaaAGGCACCACTATTGAGGAAGGGGACCCCATCagtgcggaggaggaggaggctgagaTGGAGAAGATGCCAGTCCTGGAGGAAGGCATGCCCATAGGAAGCCAGGACGCCTTTGAGGTGCAGATGCAGGACAGCGCCAGCGACGACTCGGAGTTCGCCACCAGGGAGGAGAGCGACGAGGAGAAGAgcgtggaggaggagaaaagtgaCGAGTCGTCAGACGACAAAGAGAGTAAAGATGCCAGTGAGAAAGACACCGATAGCATGGAGGACAAATCAGAAG CTCCAACCAGTGAAGCAGCAGGAAGCTCAGAGACCATGG AGTCAGCAGACAAAGATGAACAGGATGATGCATCAGAGTCAACCTCAAAAG ATGAGAGCATGGAGAAGAGCACTGAGCTAGATTCCACAG CTGAAGATGATGATATGGATACCACATCTGAGG AGATAGTACCGTCCTCTGAGGCAGAGGACCTGTCTGCAG CCGTCACCGTTGAGGCACCGGATCAGCCAGATAAACCAGACGACACAACACCAG GGGTTGCCAATAACACCAATCAGAGTTCCTAG